In Streptomyces sp. HUAS ZL42, the DNA window GCGGCGAGCGTCGGGTCCTCGATCACGTAGGCCGGCACCAGCGCCTTGACCATCTGGGAGGCCGGGAGAATCGCCTTCGGCTCACCCCACTCGTCCACCACGAGCAGGCCCGGCAGCCTGTGCTCGGCCATCAGCCGGGCCGCCTCCACGGCGTCGCTGTCGACGCTCACCGTTTCGTACTCGACGGCCAGGTCACGGGCGCGCATGGCGGGCTCCTCGTCTGCTGGAAAGGTTTCCTGTACTCACCGTCTTACGTCATCGGCGAGCGGGCCAGGTCATTGACGTGAAACATACGCGGCGACGCCGGAGGAACCATCGCGTGGGGGAGCACAGCCCACTGCCTCTCCGGAGCGAGGTAAGGCGTCCACGGCCCGACGCCGCGCACGCGTCGGCGTCTGACCTGCCTGTCGCGACGAGGTCGATCCGGCTCCCTGCCCGTGGGGCCCTCCCCGGGACACGACCGTCAGGACTGTGGTGCGGCGCCCATCTCCGTACTGAAGACGACCGGGTCGCTGTCGAAGCCCCGGACCATCTCCTGGAACTCCCACGCTCCGGAACGGTCCCTGGTGAACTCCGCGACGGTCCCTGCGGTGGACCCGGCGATCTGTGCGAAGTCGTCCTTCAGCAACTCCGTGTACCCGTCGACGACCAGGACTCCTGCGTTCGATATGTCGGCGAAGGTCTTGAGACCGGCGTTCTGGTGGATCGCCACGCCCACGACCACCCGTGCGAAGGAGGGCGCGAGGCGGTCGAGTTCGAGGGTCATCGCCTCGACGTAGCCGAAGCCCTGACCGGTCTGGCTGTGCCGGCTCATGTTGATGGTGCCGTCCGGCGAGCGACTGTCGTAGTGGACGATGTACACAGGCCGCCCGAAGGGGGCGTCCGCCGAGTAGGTCGCGGCGATGATGTCGAGATGATGAGGTGGCTGGTGCAAGGGACTCGGGTCCCACTTGAGCCGCACCTCGACCTTCCCCAGCCCCTTGCTGCCGCTGCTCACCGGATCGCTGCCTCTCCCGCCGTTCAGATCACGGGATGATCCCCGCATGTGAAGTATGGCTGGGAACCAGGTTGTTGAAGCCTGCAGGACTCCAAATCGGTTCTCGGCAGGGCTGGTCCACAGGCTGCGGCCGGCCGGCTGACCGTGCCCCAATGGCGTAGGGGAACGGAAGGGAAGGCGCGGTGGCCGAGGCGAAGCCGGTGACGTGGAGTGAGACGGCCCGGGTTCTGGCGTGGTGCTCGGCGGTGTGCGGTGCCACCTGGGCCGTACTCGCCCTGTCGGGGGAGCGGCAACTGCCGGTCGCCGCACCGGTGATGATGCTCCTGGCCCGGTGGTTCTGCGCCAGGCACCGTCGTCGCTGGGGCGCCGGCGCGACGGCTGCGCTCAGCGGTGCCGCGGCGGCCTTCATCCTCGTCGACGGTCTCCGTCCGCACATGGACAGACTGGTGGCCGACACCCTGGCCACCGAAGCGGGCGCTGCGGTCGCGCTCGTCGTTGTCACCGCCTGCAGCCGTATACGGGGGACCTGACACGAGCCACGGGGGGAAAGCCCCACACGGCCCGCCCCGGCGGCGATCCCTGTTGATCAAACGGCGAGAGCGCCGGGGCGGAGTGGCGGCTCTTGCCCGTCTGCATAACCTCATGCAGAGTTCTTGATGAGTGAATAAGAGAGGCATCCGGAGGGGACTGCGTGATGAGCGCGGACGAGAGCGTTGGTGTGGCGGACACGGACAACGGTGTGACGGACAGCCCGGCCGCCCGGCTGCAGGCGCTGTTCGAGGGCCACCGGCTGACGCCGACCCAGCGGCGCATCGCGCACAGCATGGTGCGGCGCGCCCCCGACGTGCCGTTCCTGTCCAGCGTGGAGCTGGCCGAGCTGGCCGGGGTCAGCCAGCCCTCCGTGACCCGGTTCGCGGTCGCCCTCGGCTTCGACGGCTACCCGGCACTGCGCAAACACCTGCGCGAGGTCGCGCCCGCCGAACCGACCGCCGCTCCCGGCTCGTTCAACGAGTACCAGCAGGCCGTCGAGGCCGAGATCGAGAACCTGAGGCACCTGGCGGAACTGCTGGCCGACCCCCGGCCGGTGCGGCGCGCGGGCCGGATCCTCGCCGCCTCGCGTCCCCTGCCCGTCCTGGGCCTGCGCGCCGCGGCCTCCCAGGCGTACGGCTTCGCGTACTTCGCCGCCAAGGTCCACCCGGACGTACGACTGCTGCACGAGGGCGGCACGATGATCCACGACCGGATCGACGCCGCCGTACGGGCCGGCGCCTCGGCCCTGCTGTGCTTCGCGCTGCCGCGGCATCCGCGCGAGGTCGTGGACGCCCTCGCCTACGCCAAGGAGGCCGGGCTGACCGTGGTGACGGTCGCGGACTCCGCCTTCGCGCCGGTCGCCAAGGTCTCCGACCTGCTGCTGCCGGCCGCCGTCGGCACCGGGCTCGCCTTCGACACCGCCTGCGCCCCGATGCTGCTCGGCCGGGTCCTGCTCGAGGCGATGTGCGACGACCTGCCCGAGGCGCAGGCGCGGCTGGAGGAGTTCGACGCGAAGGCGGCGGCGCGGGGGCTGTTCGTGGAGTGATCCCCGCCGGACCTTCTCAGACTCGTCTCACCTTCGCTCGCTAGCCTTCCGGCCCGACGGAAACGAACGGACAGTGCGGGACGACGAGGAGGCGGAACGTGGCACGCGGAGGTCAGGGACTGGCCCGGGTGGCCGTCGTCGTACGGGCCGGAGCGGCGCCGATGTGGTGGCTCGGCCTGTTCGCGGCAGGTGTCGGAGTGCTGGTGCCGGGCATCACCGGCCGGCGGATCGGGGTGCTGGCCGGGGCGGCGCTGTTCATCGTCGCGTCGGCCGTCGTGTCGTACGCGCGCCGCAGGAGGTACTCCGCCCTCGCCCGATCGGCCGCCCGCGCCGGCAAGCACGACGTGCTCCAGGACCGCGCCGTGACCGTCCGCACCTGGCGCCGCGGCCACCGCTGGTGGCTGTTGCTCGCGTTCGCGGCCGCGCTTGGCAGCGCGTTCGCCGTCCCCGCGGCCGGCGGGATGCTGCTGGCCGGATGCGGGGCCGGGCTGCGGCTGAAGGCCGCCTGGCTCGGGCGACGCGAGCGGGCCGAGGACGCGCTGCTGTGGGTGCGCGTCGACTGGCTCGGCGGACGCGGCGGTCACCCGGTGGGCAAGGCGGTCAAGGCCTACCGCAGCACGGGCATCGCGGCGGGCGACGCGGCCCCCGGTGGGGCGCGCCGCCGCACCGCGGCACTCGTGTAGCCGGTCCTTCGGCCCGGCGTCAGACCTCGAGGTCCTCCTCGATCTTCTTCAGCTGGTGCCGGGCCATGGCCAGATTGGCGCGGGCCGCGTCCAGCACCAGGTAGAGGAAGAGGCCGTTGCCGCCACGGCCCTTGAGCAGCCGGATCAGGTGGTACTGGCCGGACAGGGTGATCAGGATGTCCTCGATCTCGCCCTTCAGGCCCAGATGCTCCATGGTGCGCATCTTGGCGCGCACCACGTCGGTGTTGCCGGCGGCGGCGACGTTCAGGTCGAAGCTCTTGCTGCCGCCCATCGTGCCCAGCGCCATACCGCTGGTGTAGTCGACGAGCGCGGCTCCGGTGGCGCCCTCGATCGAGGCGAGCGCTTCCTTCAGGGCGGTTTCGGTATTGGCCATGGGTGTTCCCTCGTTTCCTCTCAACTTTCCGTGGTGCGCGCGTTGGTGGCAGTGGTGCGTGAGGTGCGCGCGGCTCTGGTCCGTGCGGTGGTGGTCTTGACGGGAGCCTTCTCGGCTGCGTCGGCGCGGGCGGCGATCTCCGCGTCGACGAGCTCCCCGATGCGGGTGCCGGCCCGGCGGCCCTCCAGGTGCAGGCGGCCGACGTTGACGCGGTCCTCGGCGAGCAGCGTCAGGACGGCGGTGCGGCCCGCGGCGTACGTGGCGACGTACCCGTACGCGCCGCGCACGAGCAGCTCGCGGAATTCGCCGCGGCCGGTCGCGTCCGCCAGGCGAACGGCCACGCCGAGCGCCGCGGCGGTGAGCGCGGCCACGCCCTCCGGCTCCACACCGGGGGTGTCCTGGGCGAGGACGAGTCCGTCCACGCTGGCCGCGAGGGCGCCGGTGAGCTGCGGTACGCGGGTTCTGAGCCGGCGGAGTTCGTCGACTATCTGGGGCTCGGACGCCATGGGCTCTCCCCTCTCGGCGTGCGGTTGTTGCCGTTCAAAGGGCCTCCAGCGCATCCCTGAGCCTCTTCAGCAGGGTGATGTCGGGGTCGGTCACGTCGGGCAGGGGGCTGCGGGGGGCCGGAGCCGGGGCCGGGGGCGGGGCATGCGGGGAGACGAGGCCCGCCGCCGCCAGGCGCCGTACGTCCACCAGCGTGGGGAACGCCCTCCGGCCCAGCCGGCGCGCTATGTCCGCCGCCGTGCGCGCGCCGTCCACCAGGGCCAGCACCGCCTGCTGACGTGGCGGGACCGGTGGGGCGGCGACCGCGGCGGCCCGGGTCAGCGGGGCTCTGTCCGTGAGCGGGTCCGGCCAGATGCGCTGGAGCAGGGCGCGGCGGCGCAGCGTCTCGCGTTCCAGGGCGGCGACCGGCACCGGGTGGATGGGGCCGAGCCAGTGGGCCGTGCCGTAGCGGAAGCGGCCCGGGGTGCTGCTGGGGGCGAGTGCGAAGTATGCGGCGTCGTACAGCGCGCCCAGGTGGCACAGCTCCAGGGCGCCCTGGGCGAGGCGGTGGGTGTCGAGCAGGAGGCGGCCGGCGCCCAGCTGGTCACCGGCCCCGTCCGCCGCCGCCCGCCAGGTCTCCGCGTCGAGCGTGCCGTGGGCCGTGAGGAGTACGTCGAGGCCGGGGGCGAGGGGGCTCTCGGCGTGCACCACGCGGCCCTCGGCGAGGTAGAGCGTGCCGAGCTCGCGGATCAGGACGCCGGTG includes these proteins:
- a CDS encoding TerD family protein — translated: MSSGSKGLGKVEVRLKWDPSPLHQPPHHLDIIAATYSADAPFGRPVYIVHYDSRSPDGTINMSRHSQTGQGFGYVEAMTLELDRLAPSFARVVVGVAIHQNAGLKTFADISNAGVLVVDGYTELLKDDFAQIAGSTAGTVAEFTRDRSGAWEFQEMVRGFDSDPVVFSTEMGAAPQS
- a CDS encoding MurR/RpiR family transcriptional regulator is translated as MSADESVGVADTDNGVTDSPAARLQALFEGHRLTPTQRRIAHSMVRRAPDVPFLSSVELAELAGVSQPSVTRFAVALGFDGYPALRKHLREVAPAEPTAAPGSFNEYQQAVEAEIENLRHLAELLADPRPVRRAGRILAASRPLPVLGLRAAASQAYGFAYFAAKVHPDVRLLHEGGTMIHDRIDAAVRAGASALLCFALPRHPREVVDALAYAKEAGLTVVTVADSAFAPVAKVSDLLLPAAVGTGLAFDTACAPMLLGRVLLEAMCDDLPEAQARLEEFDAKAAARGLFVE
- a CDS encoding roadblock/LC7 domain-containing protein; translation: MASEPQIVDELRRLRTRVPQLTGALAASVDGLVLAQDTPGVEPEGVAALTAAALGVAVRLADATGRGEFRELLVRGAYGYVATYAAGRTAVLTLLAEDRVNVGRLHLEGRRAGTRIGELVDAEIAARADAAEKAPVKTTTARTRAARTSRTTATNARTTES
- a CDS encoding transcriptional regulator yields the protein MIVVEATPPPRLPVRNKTAANERTHGGLSPMLTRLAAERATGVLIRELGTLYLAEGRVVHAESPLAPGLDVLLTAHGTLDAETWRAAADGAGDQLGAGRLLLDTHRLAQGALELCHLGALYDAAYFALAPSSTPGRFRYGTAHWLGPIHPVPVAALERETLRRRALLQRIWPDPLTDRAPLTRAAAVAAPPVPPRQQAVLALVDGARTAADIARRLGRRAFPTLVDVRRLAAAGLVSPHAPPPAPAPAPRSPLPDVTDPDITLLKRLRDALEAL